Proteins encoded together in one Hirundo rustica isolate bHirRus1 unplaced genomic scaffold, bHirRus1.pri.v3 scaffold_317_arrow_ctg1, whole genome shotgun sequence window:
- the LOC120747939 gene encoding zinc finger protein OZF-like, with protein MLQDSRAEKEMRMETQEDKSQGQNLVEEAILSGSMAQESNGNKKPQRSCMRRGSKPIPGCSENGLPSLCREDGQSLSQNSHLIQNQVIQTGERPYKCGECGKGFKHNSTLVTHHRIHTGEKPYKCGECGKSFSHSSSLIRHQRIHTRERPFQCEQCGKSFNQSSHLIRHQNIHAEERPYKCGECGKGFNQRSKLIIHQMIHTGERPYECGECGKSFSQRSHLICHQRIHTGERPYKCEECGKGFSHSSTLIRHQRIHTRERPYQCEQCGMSFSQTFHLICHQRIHTGERPYKCEQCGKSFNQSSNLIRHQNIHAEERPYKCGECGKGFNQRSKLIIHLKIHTGKRPDKPFCCQDRRKGFKHNSTLIIHQRIHTGEMPYRCGECREGFHQSLLLVIHQMIHTNECGEYGMSFSIRSHLICHLRIHTCPACGKSLSRSSHLSRHQRRHQ; from the exons ATGCTCCAGGACAGCcgggcag aaaAGGAGATGAGAATGGAGACCCAGGAGGACAAATCCCAAGGGCAGAATCTTGTGGAAGAGGCCATTTTGAGTGGCTCCATGGCACAGGAATCCAATGGGAACAAAAAGCCCCAGAGATCCTGCATGAGGAGGGgttccaaacccatcccagggtgctcgGAGAATGGTCTACCCAGCCTGTGTCGGGAAGATGGACAGAGCTTGAGCCAGAACTCCCACCTGATCCAGAACCAGGTGATCCAAACTGGGGAACGGCcctacaagtgtggggaatgtgggaagggcttcaagcacaactccacccTTGTGACCCACCATCGCATCCACACTGGAGAGAAGCCCTACAAGTGCGGGGAAtgcgggaagagcttcagccacagctccagcctgatccgccaccagaggatccacaccagggaacggCCCTTCCagtgtgagcaatgtgggaagagcttcaaccAGAGCTCCCACTTGATCCGCCACCAGAATATCCACGCTGAGGAAAGGCcgtacaagtgtggggaatgtgggaagggcttcaaccagaggTCCAAACTgatcatccaccaaatgatccacactggggagaggccctacgagtgcGGGGAAtgcgggaagagcttcagccagaggtcccacctgatctgccaccagaggatccacactggggagaggccctacaaaTGtgaggaatgtgggaagggcttcagcCACAGTTCCAccctgatccgccaccagaggatccacaccagggaacggccctaccagtgtgagcaatgtgggatgagcttcagccagaCCTTccacctgatctgccaccaaaggatccacactggggagaggccctacaagtgtgagcaatgtgggaagAGTTTCAACCAGAGCTCCAACTTGATCCGCCACCAGAACATCcacgctgaggaaaggccatacaagtgtggggaatgtgggaagggcttcaaccagagATCCAAACTGATCATCCACCTAAAGATCCACACTGGGAAGAGACCTGACAA GCCCTTCTGCTGCCAAGACcgcaggaagggcttcaagcacaactccacccTCATCATTCACCAGCgtatccacactggggaaatgCCCTACAGATGTGGGGAATGCAGGGAGGGCTTCCACCAGAGCCTCCTACTGGtcatccaccaaatgatccacacCAACGAGTGTGGGGAAtatgggatgagcttcagcatAAGGTCCCACCTGATCTGCCACCTGAGGATCCACACATGTCCCGCTTGTGGGAAGAGCTTGTCCAGGAGCTCTCACTTGAGCAGACACCAACGGAGACACCAGTAA